In the genome of Triticum urartu cultivar G1812 chromosome 5, Tu2.1, whole genome shotgun sequence, one region contains:
- the LOC125507603 gene encoding tubulin-folding cofactor A-like, which yields MATLRNLKIKTSTCKRIVKELRSYEKEVEKEAAKTADMKEKGADPYDLKQQENVLAESRMMVPDCHKRLEAALTDLKATLAELKESNEQGTEIGEAEATITEVEAVYTPTEAED from the exons ATGGCGACCCTGAGGAACCTGAAGATCAAGACGTCCACGTGCAAGAGGATCGTCAAGGAGCTGCGCTCCTACGAGAAGGAGGTGGAGAAGGAGGCCGCCAAGACCGCCGACATGAAGGAGAAGGGCGCCGACCCCTATGATCTCAAGCAGCAG GAAAATGTTTTAGCTGAGTCGAGGATgatggtcccagactgccataaGCGACTTGAAGCTGCACTGACAGACTTGAAAGCAACTCTG GCGGAGTTGAAGGAGTCAAATGAACAAGGCACTGAGATCGGTGAGGCTGAGGCTACAATCACTGAAGTTGAAGCTGTCTACACGCCAACAGAAGCTGAAGATTAA